CAGGGAGACGCAATCCCTCACATGAAGCACAAGGCAGGGTTGTGTTTGCCAGTTGTGCTGCTCAGGAAATCCCCTCAGCCCCACTCAGGAACATGTGGAAGCAGAGGCGTGTGACCCCCTTCCAGGCCCAGGAGCTCCTCTCTTCCCACACACCAAGGCCATGTTCTGCGGCACGGGAATCTGGACACAGGTTTATGGGAAACCATGTTTTCCACAGAGCCCACGGCATGCTTTGAAACTGCATCTTGCAGGAACCCTCCGTTCTATAAACcttaaaaaatatgaagagcACTTAAAAGAAACTGCTGCTTCCCAAGGTCTCCATTTGTGCTCCGTGTGCTGAGCTAATTGCCTCGTTGCATACAGTCTTTCATTAAGATTAATGGTATTGGGATGCTATTTGGTTTTTTGAGGCAAAATAATGAGGTATTTCCTGTAAGCAGGAGTTTCAGGATGATACAGAAAAGGCTGGCACTGTGCCACACAAATCCTTTCGCTGATCAACATTCCCTTTCCGTTTGCAGAATTACGCACCACAGCGGCCAAGTGAATTAGACTCTGAATGAGACACTCAGTCCTTGAAACAAATGCAGTGTCAGAATTAAACCCCACTGAAAAAATCCGACAGAAGTGTTTCGCTCAAAAGCAGCCTTGCCTGAACACCGTAAAACTGCCTCTAACCGACATGGCGGGAGATCCACCGGAGGATGCTGCACGGCTCAGCTCACCTTGTGAGCTACACAGCAcaggctttgttttatttcagctcaGAATTGGCACTGGACACTTTCACTCCTGTGCTGGGTCAAGCAGGAACATGCTGCAAGTCATCACAGCAATAGCACCTACTCAAAAACGTCGTCAAGCATTAATGAGGATTTATAGAGCAAACGGGAAGAGCAGCCAGTCCATGTCAGTTCTGACCCGCTGCAACCTGAGGCACTGCCCAAGGACACCTTTCTCAGCATAAGGGCCCCAAATTACACAGCTTTTCTGCAACTGATGACGAGAACTCAGTGTCACAGGGTTCTGCCATTGCcaacttccctgagcatcaGTCCCCGAGACGCAAATACACTGAGTTTCTGTCATGTTTTGTGGATTTGCTGTGTTTCACTAGTATTAACAGGATTAGTAAACAACTGTAGCTCTTCAGATGGCAAAAGCTGCTTCTCAAGATGCAGATTAGCTCTTTCACTGCTATCACAGTAAAGACTGTGCTCTGTAAATAAGATAAAAGAAATAGTGATTTCCAAATCAGATGCTTCCATGTCTTAAACTAAAGCCCTGAGTTGTATCACTACCAGAAGCCCTTTTCTCCAACCAGCAGCCTTGGTGAGGTTAGGGCAGCAATGGAGACAATCCATCCTCCATCTAAAAGTGCCACCTCATCTGCGAGTCAGGAAACTCATTGTACAGGAGAGAAAACTCAGTCAATAGCAGCAAAGATCTGGAAAAGATACCTAGAGAGAGCACAGCACACAATGAGAGGATATGTAAAATCAGATTGGTTtaagttattttattatttcagccTTTGCTTGAgtgaatgttttgttttaatacattCTTAATTGCTACAAGGGTTTCAGCTCCTTCTAGAACAATGCTGATTAGCGCTACAAAGAAAACCCCGGCTCATCGATAATGTTACTGTGAGCACATCAAAGGCTCAAACAGAACTGATGAGCAGATAAGGGCTGCCATATCTGTAACCAACATCTCCCACTGTTTATTAACCCTCCAAGACTCACGAACAATGGAACGCTTTTATCAGGCCCTCTCCCTCAGCACAGATCTGAGGTTTAACAGCAACACGAATTGCGCCTTCATGTTCAGTTGACGAGTGGCAACTCCTTCCAGACTTCGACAGCACCGAGGCCGCCTGCTTTTGGCAGAATGACAAAGATACCAACCTAGACAGAGCTTTAATAAGATCACTGTTTAGCTTCCAATATATTAAAGAGCGCATTTACCCTGAACAGCGGGTGCACAGCCTGCCCGTTGCTATCAACAGGATTACTCCCACTAACAAAGCAGCTCAGCGAGTGAACAGCTTAACTCTCAGGATTACATCCCTGCCTCTGCCAGAGATACAATTTTCAAgtaacatttcttcccaaaaggatatttcacaaaacaaaacccagtacAATTGTCACAACACTTCAGCTAGTGTATTAGAGATTTTAATCTAATGTTGTCATTGTGAATTTCCTAATTTCAGTCTCAAACTGACTCAAATTTATGTTCTGGCCTTTGCTCAACATTGCAGTGCAGCATTTTGCTATCcatttcttgcctttttgtAAAGAAGTAAACACCTCTCATGTAGCTATTTTTATGcatacacaaacacatacatatGTGTTCCCGACAGGCTGGTGCCCTCTTCtcagcaagggaaaaaagcGCAGACTTCCACTGGCATTCAGCAAATCCATCAGGCACCGAACAGGATTTAGTTGTGTGACACCTTCGGGATCCATGTCTGAAAGTGCCTTTTAATGGCTCAGGCATCAGACAGACACTCTGCTTGGAGAAATTCAAGCTAAACAAGCTAATGGAATCATTAACCACCCACCCTAACCCTGAACACAGCACCAGCACTTGTCTGGCTGACACAGAACAAGCAAAGTTCTGGAAAGACAACACATTCGGAGTCACAAGACACTGGAAGCTCTGGTACAAACATCCACGGCAAAGTAAACACTCAACAGGACATTTGCCTCACAAAGATGCTGCCGAGCTGTGAGATCAGCTCTGTCAGGGAAGCAAACAAGGCTGTGATGGCTGCAACACAGTTTCCTTCTTGAGGATTTTGtcctctgcagcagctggggtCCCACCCCCAGCAGCCGTTCACCATCACCAGAGTAGGCGCAGAGGAAGCCCTTTGcgtgctgcccagggcagtttAACAGATGGCGGTGACACAGCCACCACCGTTAATTAGACTTCCACGAGCCCCAGGGTGTGGAGGAAGAACCTGGCTGCCGCATCCCCAGCACATGCTCCAGGACACGCGGCAGCGCTCAGTCCAGGCAGCGCAGTCACACTCCGCAGTGTCCTGCCCTCCACGTTCAAGGGAGCTATGGCAGCACACGTAAGGAATCATCTTTCTGTATCATCCAGGTTTACACCCCAGCACAGACACCAGAGGTAAGAAAGGCTGTTAAAGGATGGATACCAGAAGATTTCAGTTCAACCACATGTCCTCATCAGGCATGGGTGGGAAAGGCAGGAGGGGTACCCAAACATTACAGAAAGGAACTATAGAACACAACCAATAAACCCCCAGCTGTGGCAATTACACCATGTGCAACTATAACACAGTTACAGCaaagggaggaaatggggaTTTGATACAAAACAGAGTAAACCAGAAGAAACTTTGTTAAGTGAgcctgttttcctttaaaaagtatTGAGTGCTGGGCCCTTCATGTCCACCCATATTAGAACAAACAGGACCAAACATCAGAACGATTCTGCCTTCTTCAGACTTTTTACACCACTTTCTTACCCATTTCACTCCAAATGTAAAATGGCTCAAATCACCTCCCATGAGAGAAACACACAGGTCAGGAGTCAAGAGGGAGTGTTTAGGGAGACAACTAGCTTGCCAGCACCAGCTTCATCAGTACTCACTTCTagcttcttctctttctccatcaGGACATCCTTCTGGTTCTGGGTGTATTCAATCAGCATGCGTGCCAGCTGGCGCCGGTCCTCCAGCTCCGCTGCCAGCCGGCCGTTGTACTCAGCCAGTAGCAGGCACGCTTCATCCACCGTCTTCGAAAGACGCTCGGCTGCCTCTTTGTCTGCACACAAAAGCGTTGGGTAATTTAGAGGACAAAGTTTATAAATTTCATCTTTGACAGGAGAGCTGCAATTAATCAGACACGTGTACGTTAACACCTCATTCATAAATAACTTCTGGCTTGACAGGAAAATATGAGCTGAAAGGAACGGTAAGGACTAACAACTCGGGAATGGTGCGTTTAGACAATGGCAGGAGTGCCTGCATTTCACCCTGGCAGAGATGTCCATGACTGCGGGTGGGATACAGCTATGAACTCAGCCTCCACAAACAGGTTAATTAAACTAGAAGTTTAGGCTGTGCTTTCAGAATTCATTAAAACAAATCGGGCAGGTTTCACATGTAAACACGGTGGGTGCTTTTTAACTCCTCTTTTCTCTGAATAACTCCTAAAGCATCAATAAAAGCAAACGTAAATTGCACACCAGCCTTCACAGTTGGACACTGTGAGAGTACATTATAAAGGACTGAATAAGTGACAGTTGATAATAAGCCCTAAATCAAAATGACTTACACGAACAAAAGCCACATCAGCTCCACCTTTACGTGCTTCTATTATgattactttttaaatacaaCTGCAAAAGACTAACAGGCTGATGGGGGCAGCGAGTTTTGGTTTCCATATTAATCACAGACTGCGTGTGTACTCAGCACAGTAACAAGATGAAGAAATACTTCCCTGTCTGGGTGTTCACAACCACCCACACCTGCTTCAGAACTCCTGTTAACTCCACATTCTTGCAAAACACTGCTAATGCTCTCCAAGTACAAAAGTCTCGGTGCAAGCcaaaagaaaaccagcagaaacAATGCAAGTTTCACTCCCAATACCTTTGGTAGGGCTGCCATCCGTGAATTACCCAAGAGCTACATAACGAGGGCACGGAAGCAGGAATTCACTCCATCATACACTgtaattatttaaagaaaaaccctTTTGATTTCTAAGTTACCCTTTGGACACACATCCATTCACCTCCCAGACTCATACCTGTAATCTTCTCCAGTAATGAAACATCTTGCACCTCCTGAGGCAGGGAGGCGATCTTTTGCCGTACTGTGGCATCTCCTGATGCTGCATTTTCCAGGTCTTGCAGGGCTTTGATCAAGTCCTCGGTCTACAAGACAAGTTAGCCAATGTTAAACCTTTCATGGTAACTTCCGTAACATCTCTTGCGTCTGTGGCCGCTGCCTGAGGTCACCTACGTCTGAAAAAGCAACCGCTTCCGGAATACTTTCTTCAAGTACTTTTCAAACTGTTGCTTCCTGACACAGAAAGCATTCACTGAGCATACAGTTATGCCTTGGAACTTGGGCATAATTACAGCAAGATCCTCTTTTTCAAGGCTCTGCAGTGGAAAACTACTCATTCCAATTAAAAGGAGCAATGATTTAAGTCAAAGCTGAGAAGTAAATGCATATACCAGCTTGATTTAGGCTTCAGCCCTTTGCACTGCATCAAACTGGGACTTGTCTTCCAGCTGAGCACTCTTGACATTTCCTCTTAGACCAGTGCACATGCACCTCTGTTCTAGTCCAAAGGTACATCCTGACACAGCAAAAACCCACCGAAACTAACCCAAACTTGTACTTGTCCAAACAAAACTATGCCAGATTTCCATCTTTACAAGCATTAAAATTTCGTAACTGGTTATCCACCATGAATTTTGATGACAATGAAGGCCACTCCTCACAAACAACCGAGAAACTACAAGGGGTGCATTCCCATCATGGGACACTTAGTCAAGACTCAGCTGGACAAGAGGCTGGACCGGCTTGTCTAGGGCGTGCCTTTGCCAAGAAAGGCTAGACCAGGTGAACCCCGACATCCCTTCCATCCTGGTATTTCCTAATCCTGCTCAAGCAAACTACTGCTCTGATTTAGCAGCGTCACTGCTCTCCTCGGTCAgctcaaccagctccctggaAGCACACTGCAATCTGCAGTTAAGCAGGACCTCATCGTGTCCCTTCAGCTTCATCTCAGCCGCTTTCAGTGCCTCGAGGACAAACAGGTCAACTGAAATGAACACGTTCAGAACATCTACCAGCTTAAGAAGGTGGTGGGTGAGGACAGAGGCCTTGACACACCACACTGCCTCCCTGCTTAGAACCATtaacaaaagagaaatatataaaattgaTGCTTCTTTGTTTCAAGTAACACTGAGCTTTTAATGGGCGGGTTTTGAAACTGGACACGAGCCCTGTGAACATCACTGGGGATTAAAGTATGTTTCAATAGTTtgaaaactaataaaaacactgaaacatttcaaataaatattattttaacctgaaaaaaaaagaggtccATTATCCAATATTTACTGCTTCTTTGCCAGCATTTCCCAACAGTAACAAACTCAATGCTTATTACCAAAAGAACCCACAAGCTGTAAGGCATCTAGGggaagaaacaacagaaaaatctcaCTCATTTCCTTGACAACTGtgatttatctttatttttcatgtttacaCTCTACCAGATGGATGGCGGGGCTTCTTTATCCTTTTCAAATAGACAAGGGCTTAACATATGTTCATTATGCAACCTTACATGGTCAGACTGACCCTCtatttcatttctatttccaCATCACTAACGTGTCAGCCCCAAAATAAAGTCTTCAGAGCTGGTTTTAACAACCAACTCCACACAAATCTACCAGAGGTTAAGCTTTTGAACACACACATGGAGAGAGACATCCTACAAAAGCTTACATTTTATCTGTGTTACGCCTCTGGGTTTGAGAGACACACACTGACCTTAGACAGAATTTAAAACGCAGGCTGCTCTTCTGGCAGTTCTTTGGTATCCTGCCCTGATGATACTTCTCAGCCCATGGTTTAGACCACTTGGAATCACTCAGGAGCAGCACAGCGTGCTGGGATGGAAAAGGACTGTTCTATTCCACATGGACTTCTCAACCCCCAACAGAATGTCTCCATTAGGAGCATTTCGCTGGTGGCAGCTCCACCTCGTGGCTGCACCACACAGGAGGTGGCCTTTGGGACCTCTCCCGCTCACCACCCATCCCACCTACCAGCAGTGGCCCAGCACTTGGGTCTTGGGGCGAGTAGCTCCCAGGGTAatcatcatcttcctcctcttgtATTTGCTGAAAAGTCCGCTTCAATGACTTCTTCTCCTCTGCAACTGAAGACACACAAGCAGCTCATTTGGATGCCAGATCTGCCCACCTCAACTATCTCTGCTTCAAAAGACATGCACCAGATGCTCTGGTGATGAAGCTCTCTACAGAGCTGGACAAACACGGTTGGACTCTGATGTTGGCAGCACACTCCCAATACTCAAATGCAAAACGGTAACAAAATGCTCATTTTGCCCACAGGAGTATCTCTGTGCATGCAAGCACACAGACACAGTCTTCATATCAGCAGTTATGTTGCATGTCCAACACTGGAAGAAGGAACGGCAAGTAATGCCCTGCTAGGCAACAATCAGCCAGtttccagccctgttcagcTTCTCTGTTTAATACCACGTATACAGGTAAGGGTTTCTACCAGTAGGAATGAAATGCTGATGTTAGGATACATATGGACAGAAGATTGCAAGCTCTATTTTGCAGCAAGTATATGCTCACTATGGTCCCACAATCATCTAAATAACTGCTAGTAGTTCAATGTTTCACTCTTCCAGCAAAATAGTGACTTAGGACAGCTCTGTGAAATGAAAACTCTATGACATGACAGCAACAACAGCCACGGGCAGAGCACAAACTGATCTTCAAGCATGTGACTTATAATGCTTCAGCAATaaggatttcatagaatcatggaatggtttgggttggaaaggacttcaaagcccacccagttccaacctctctgccatgggcagtgacacctcccactggatcaggatgctcaaagcttcatccttcataaagcaaggcagcattGACTACATGAACTTTAGTGTGGCGTACCTTAGcttgaaagagaagagagaactTATTTAATGAGCCAGAAGTCCTAATGCAGCCTTTGATCCAGCTACAGAGCCTTCAGAAGAAGGCAGATCATTCTTCACACATGCCATCAAAATTCCTAAGAGGCCAGGTAATTTGTAAGTAAGCTCTGGACAGAGTCTCAAGAACCTCTCTTCAGGGGAGTCAGGTTTTGCTGAGATAACCATGGAGTTCAAGGGAAAGAGCCTGTACATGCTTTGATTCACAGGAAAACCCAAGACCACTcttgatttaaaatgaaatacaccTGCTCAGCTCTAAtgaagaagcaaacagaaaggtCTGTCCTTCGATGCAGTTTTGCCTGCCCTGTCAGCTGGGACATCTGTCTGAAAACCTCTATCTTACTGAAGACAAAGTCAGAGGTGTCATACATTGTATGCAGACAGCTGAATGACCTTCAGGAGGCAGACACAAACACAACTCTGTCAGAGAACAGATTTACTCAATGGAACGCAAGGAAGCACAAGAAAATCCTCACCCTGAATTTTTGAAGCATGCTAGAGAAAAGCTACTCAAACTAGAAAAAGGGACACTCTGCATCTTTATAGACAACAGACGGAATACAGCACTTCGAAATGTGACTCCAGGCAAGTGGGGTAacacaacaacaagaaaaacgGCTGCTGCCCGCTGAGCTCTGTGACAGACTTGACTTAGCTGAACAGGAAAAGTGCTGACAACAAATGGCCAAGGAGAGCAGTTAAAGTTACACAGTCCAGTACAATGTGCCATCGATAATTAGCACCTGTGTGTACTTACCATGACATAATTAGCCAACAAAGGATAAACATGAGATAATCAACAGTAGAAAGCATGACTGTAGTGCATACAGACGTGAACACAAACACGAAGGGAGTAAGGTATAAAAAACTGATATAGCACAAAACATTGCATATAACAACACCACCACATGTACAGCTCtcctaaagaaaacagaaaaccaatATAGAACACCAGAAGACACTGAAGGACAAGAGAAACCTGATGGTCCAGTGCaccctccagctgctcccagccctttGTTTCTCTGAGGGCCAATCATTCATGACTCTAATTCTCATTACAACATACACTGGCTAGTAGCCCCTCACAGGtcaagcacagctggagctgatcTGCTCCAAAATTACACCTAGTGCAGCCCCAGGTGCCTTTCTTTGTTATCCTTGGCAGCGTCCCAGCCTGCTCTGCTCGCTGTATTCTGACAGGGTTCTGACTTCCCGTGTCAGACTTTGCAACACAATCACGATCACAGCAATGGGCAGCAGTTCAGTTCTGTGTTACAGCGCAACCCTCCTACATCAGAGCAACATTCCAGCACTTCCCCCAGCtgcttcttaaaaagaaattacaagaaCACACCAGCTATACCAGCTATATTGCCATGCACAGTGAATGCAAGAAGCTTATAATCAGTTTCTCTATCTGTCTCACGCAACAGGTTTATAACAGTGATGTTCTAGCAACAAATGATACTAAGTTAATGTTTTCCCCTAATGACATCAGCtggtacaagaaaaaaagagacaagatCCTGGACATATTTTCCAGCCTTCGATTATTAAAAGTCATAATAAAACATGGTAactacacaaaataaaaaaactaacATGAGAATGAAAGCACCAACAATACTGAATAAAGCGTTGTAACAACCTAGCTGCCCACTCTGAGAGATGTAGAGTGGAACAATTCTAACTCTCAGGGTGGACACAATAGCTCCCTCCACCCTGCTTGCTTGTCTTCACATCAAAACGCAGCCCTGGTGAATGAGCAGATGCGGAAAGCACCTCACGTTTAGCTTCTGTCAGCCCCAAGCCATGAAGCAACACAGTTCCAAAGCAGAGCTGCAAGCTGAATGAAAATCAGACTGCTCCCAAGACAATCCCGAAGAACCTCGGCTCTGGCAACAACTCAGCCACAGGAGCCCCAAGCTCAGCCCCTCACAgttctttcagtgaaatacgTACCAGTCTAAAATCCAAAGCAAAGCACCCACCAAGAGTGATGCACCTTTACCTTTTGACTGGGGGCTACTGGAGTCCTCCATCGAGAGTTTGAGCTGCTGTATGAACTCGCTGCCATACACACTCCTTTCTTGCCAGATGTTAAGTAATCGTTCCAAGGGCTTTTTGCAGCCCTCATCTGCTTCTCTGttcaaagacaggaaaattattACAATTCAGCTGACAAACAGCTTATGTTTTAAGAGAGCATCTTCCAAACCAGCTACTGCAATTTATGGCATATTTGCACGTTTGGAAGGAATCTTTCCCATATCAGCTGAGTCAAACTGTGTGAAACAC
The DNA window shown above is from Phaenicophaeus curvirostris isolate KB17595 chromosome 18, BPBGC_Pcur_1.0, whole genome shotgun sequence and carries:
- the RPRD1B gene encoding regulation of nuclear pre-mRNA domain-containing protein 1B gives rise to the protein MSSFSESALEKKLSELSNSQQSVQTLSLWLIHHRKHAGPIVSVWHRELRKAKSSRKLTFLYLANDVIQNSKRKGPEFTREFESVLVDAFSHVAREADEGCKKPLERLLNIWQERSVYGSEFIQQLKLSMEDSSSPQSKVAEEKKSLKRTFQQIQEEEDDDYPGSYSPQDPSAGPLLTEDLIKALQDLENAASGDATVRQKIASLPQEVQDVSLLEKITDKEAAERLSKTVDEACLLLAEYNGRLAAELEDRRQLARMLIEYTQNQKDVLMEKEKKLEEYKQKLARVTQVRKELKSHIQSLPDLSLLPNVTGGLAPLPSAGDLFSTD